A genomic segment from Brucella pseudogrignonensis encodes:
- a CDS encoding glycerol-3-phosphate dehydrogenase/oxidase — MNDFVSSAEMKTRISKLEANGVDVLILGAGINGAGLYRDLSEQGVSCLIVDKGDFGSGTSAAPSRLIHGGLKYLETGEFGLVAQSTVERNILLKNAPHNVRPLPTFIPVFSWTKGITAALRTLFGSTTAPRSRGAVLIKIGLGLYDYFGARERVMPKHNFLLKKKALKEMPYMTPSIVGGGIYYDAWVSKPERLVYELVSDGLKANPNSAAANFTSIVAASDGAVRFEGPDGSTFTVKPKIVINAAGPWIDHVNAALGKETKMIGGTKGSHILIDHPELVESLKGRMIYFEADDGRICLVYDYHGLALVGSTDIPANNPDEVFAEDKEIDYFIESLRSLLPKLKFDRSQIVYTYSGIRPLPASNASEPGLISRDHSAPVIEPDAGRPFPIISLVGGKWTTFRGFAEEVADTVLKRFGRERVKTTRNLTIGGGKDYPADDRARAAWVAKHAKETGLAVERVETLLQRYGTTALPIIQDEAKVGVTLLPDTDSISRAEIAWIARNELVVHLSDVVLRRTTLAIDGALSNANLAAIAGILSVEFGWDATRKAQELELVIAELSKRHGMTLGEQPAKRR, encoded by the coding sequence ATGAACGATTTCGTAAGCAGTGCCGAAATGAAAACCCGCATAAGCAAGCTCGAAGCGAATGGCGTTGATGTTCTCATTCTGGGGGCTGGCATCAATGGTGCGGGCCTTTATCGTGATCTGAGTGAACAGGGTGTGAGCTGTCTCATCGTTGATAAGGGCGATTTTGGCTCCGGTACCAGTGCTGCACCGTCGCGTCTTATTCACGGTGGCCTCAAGTATCTGGAAACTGGTGAATTTGGTCTCGTCGCGCAATCAACTGTCGAGCGCAATATCCTGCTCAAAAACGCGCCGCATAATGTTCGCCCGCTGCCGACATTTATTCCGGTGTTCTCTTGGACAAAGGGTATTACCGCAGCCCTTCGGACTTTGTTTGGCTCAACCACAGCACCACGCAGCCGCGGTGCCGTGCTCATCAAGATTGGTCTTGGTCTTTACGATTATTTTGGTGCGCGTGAGCGCGTCATGCCGAAGCATAATTTTCTCCTTAAGAAAAAAGCTTTGAAGGAAATGCCATACATGACGCCGTCTATCGTGGGTGGTGGCATCTATTATGACGCATGGGTCAGCAAGCCAGAACGTCTGGTTTATGAACTTGTTAGCGATGGCCTGAAAGCCAATCCCAATAGTGCGGCAGCCAATTTCACGTCGATTGTTGCGGCCAGCGATGGTGCCGTGCGCTTTGAAGGACCAGACGGCTCAACTTTCACGGTCAAGCCAAAGATCGTTATCAATGCGGCTGGTCCTTGGATCGATCATGTCAATGCGGCGCTTGGTAAAGAAACCAAAATGATTGGTGGCACCAAGGGGTCGCATATCTTGATCGATCATCCTGAACTGGTTGAAAGCCTTAAAGGCCGGATGATCTATTTTGAGGCGGATGATGGTCGTATTTGCCTTGTCTATGATTATCATGGTCTTGCGCTGGTTGGTTCGACGGATATTCCGGCGAACAATCCTGATGAGGTCTTCGCCGAAGACAAGGAAATCGATTACTTCATCGAGAGCCTGCGTTCGCTGCTGCCGAAGCTAAAATTTGATCGCAGCCAGATCGTTTATACCTATAGCGGTATTCGTCCGCTACCGGCATCGAATGCATCGGAACCGGGGCTGATCAGCCGAGATCATTCTGCACCGGTGATCGAGCCGGATGCAGGGCGTCCGTTCCCAATCATTTCGCTGGTTGGCGGCAAGTGGACGACCTTTCGTGGTTTCGCGGAAGAAGTGGCAGATACGGTACTCAAGCGTTTTGGCCGCGAGCGTGTGAAAACAACCCGTAATCTCACCATCGGTGGTGGCAAGGATTACCCGGCTGATGACCGGGCACGCGCCGCATGGGTGGCGAAACACGCCAAGGAAACCGGGCTTGCAGTCGAACGTGTCGAGACACTTTTGCAGCGTTATGGCACCACCGCTTTGCCGATCATTCAGGATGAGGCAAAGGTTGGCGTTACACTTCTGCCTGATACAGACAGCATCAGCCGTGCAGAAATTGCGTGGATTGCGCGTAATGAGCTGGTTGTGCATCTCTCGGACGTGGTCCTGCGACGCACGACACTGGCAATTGACGGTGCGTTGTCGAATGCTAATTTGGCCGCAATTGCTGGTATTCTCAGCGTTGAGTTTGGCTGGGATGCTACGCGCAAGGCGCAGGAGCTGGAGCTTGTTATTGCTGAGCTTTCAAAACGCCACGGCATGACGCTAGGCGAGCAGCCCGCGAAACGTCGCTGA
- a CDS encoding FGGY-family carbohydrate kinase, whose translation MPSLLGIDSGLTVTKAVIFDVDGTTLAVARRRVPQYFPKPRHVERDMDEFWNATADAIAEAIAKSGRPASDILAIATTAHGDGIYMLDQDARPLGKGILSLDSRAVDVAERWLGSAVADQSIAITGQLPHASAPSAILAWVKENEPDRYNRIGQVIACKDWLRFCLTGEVGTDRTEASTSFTDYNTQDYSKDALKLFGLEALWDALPPMSRSDEIVAGVSQECASRTGLVAGTPVVGGLHDVTASALGVGGLKVGTVAVVAGTYSINETLSSEPRVDKSWFCRNGIAPGEWNNMSISPASTANYDWFLDKLCPAERREAEETGRSIHDMLRPEIDAALAKPSTALFHPYLFGSPYGAMASGAFFGLRGWQERGDMLRAVWEGIAFNHRIHVDHLKDGFEISAARLTGGVSRSPSFAQMFANVLGMPVTVTDTDEAAAWGAALCAGKGAGVFADVYSDPRDLDAIGRTYIPDAARSEQYEKRYTLFKEIASAMGPIWSKIDALTD comes from the coding sequence ATGCCGTCTTTGTTGGGAATTGATAGCGGACTGACCGTCACCAAGGCCGTGATATTCGACGTTGATGGCACAACGCTTGCCGTTGCACGCCGCCGTGTACCGCAATATTTTCCAAAGCCACGCCATGTTGAGCGCGACATGGATGAGTTCTGGAATGCGACAGCCGATGCAATTGCAGAAGCCATTGCCAAAAGCGGACGCCCGGCATCAGATATTCTCGCGATTGCCACCACGGCGCATGGTGACGGGATTTATATGCTTGACCAGGATGCGCGTCCGCTTGGAAAAGGCATCCTGTCGCTTGATAGCCGTGCTGTTGATGTTGCTGAACGCTGGTTAGGCAGCGCTGTTGCTGACCAGTCGATTGCGATTACTGGCCAGCTGCCGCACGCATCTGCGCCTTCTGCTATTCTGGCCTGGGTCAAAGAAAATGAGCCTGACCGTTATAATCGCATTGGTCAAGTGATTGCCTGCAAGGACTGGCTACGCTTCTGCTTGACGGGCGAAGTTGGCACCGACCGCACCGAGGCTTCAACGTCCTTCACAGATTACAATACACAGGATTATTCCAAAGACGCGCTCAAGCTTTTTGGACTTGAAGCGCTCTGGGACGCACTGCCGCCTATGTCGCGCTCCGACGAAATCGTCGCTGGTGTTTCGCAAGAATGCGCCAGCCGTACAGGGCTTGTAGCCGGAACGCCAGTCGTCGGAGGTTTGCATGATGTGACGGCTTCGGCACTGGGTGTGGGTGGCCTTAAGGTTGGCACGGTTGCGGTTGTGGCTGGCACCTATTCGATCAATGAAACGCTGTCGTCTGAGCCTCGTGTCGATAAGAGCTGGTTCTGCCGCAATGGCATTGCACCGGGTGAGTGGAATAATATGTCCATCTCGCCTGCTTCCACCGCAAATTACGACTGGTTCCTCGATAAGCTTTGCCCGGCGGAACGCCGTGAAGCAGAAGAAACTGGTCGCTCGATCCATGATATGCTGCGGCCAGAAATTGATGCAGCTTTGGCCAAGCCTTCAACAGCCCTGTTCCATCCTTATCTCTTCGGTTCGCCTTATGGCGCGATGGCAAGCGGTGCGTTCTTCGGACTTCGCGGTTGGCAGGAACGCGGTGATATGCTGCGTGCAGTCTGGGAAGGCATTGCCTTCAACCACCGTATCCATGTTGATCATTTGAAAGATGGCTTTGAAATTTCTGCTGCTCGCCTGACGGGCGGTGTTTCGCGCAGCCCATCCTTTGCACAGATGTTTGCGAATGTGCTGGGTATGCCGGTCACGGTCACCGATACGGATGAAGCCGCAGCATGGGGTGCCGCACTTTGTGCAGGCAAGGGGGCAGGCGTTTTCGCTGATGTTTACAGCGATCCGCGCGATCTGGATGCGATTGGCCGGACCTATATCCCGGATGCGGCGCGCAGCGAACAATATGAAAAGCGTTATACGCTGTTCAAGGAAATAGCATCAGCAATGGGGCCGATCTGGTCCAAGATTGATGCCTTAACTGATTGA
- a CDS encoding Gfo/Idh/MocA family oxidoreductase — translation MADLNGALIGCGFFAINQMHAWNDVSGAKIVAICDRDPERLKIVGDQFGIERRYTDANALFADGGIDFVDIATTVSSHRALVELAAAHKVPAICQKPFAKTLDDAKAMVKVCDDAGIPLMVHENFRWQTPIQAVRKALDSGVIGTPFWGRFSFRSGFDVFSGQPYLAEGERFIIEDLGIHTLDIARFILGDVTSLVARTKRVNPKIKGEDVATILMDHENGATSIVDVSYATKLETDPFPETLIELDGTKGSIRLYQGYRLEVITPAGTTVSDVSPALLSWASRPWHNIQESVFAIQQHWVDKLASGEETSTSGADNLKTFALVEAAYDSAASGNRVDITALLK, via the coding sequence ATGGCAGACTTAAATGGCGCTCTCATCGGTTGTGGTTTCTTCGCAATCAATCAGATGCATGCATGGAATGATGTTTCAGGTGCCAAGATTGTGGCGATCTGCGACCGCGATCCTGAGCGGTTGAAGATTGTCGGCGATCAGTTCGGCATCGAACGCCGCTACACGGATGCAAACGCGCTATTCGCCGATGGCGGTATCGACTTCGTCGATATTGCCACCACGGTATCAAGTCATCGCGCTCTGGTGGAACTTGCAGCCGCTCACAAGGTGCCTGCAATCTGCCAGAAGCCTTTTGCCAAAACGCTTGACGATGCAAAGGCCATGGTGAAAGTCTGCGACGATGCAGGCATTCCGCTGATGGTGCATGAAAACTTCCGCTGGCAAACGCCTATTCAGGCCGTTCGCAAAGCGCTCGACAGCGGCGTCATCGGCACACCATTCTGGGGGCGTTTCTCGTTCCGATCGGGCTTTGATGTATTCTCCGGCCAGCCATACCTGGCCGAAGGTGAACGCTTCATCATCGAAGATTTAGGCATTCATACGCTTGATATTGCACGCTTCATTCTGGGCGATGTGACGAGCCTCGTTGCTCGCACAAAGCGTGTCAATCCGAAGATCAAGGGCGAAGATGTAGCCACCATTCTCATGGATCATGAAAATGGTGCGACTTCCATTGTGGATGTGAGCTATGCAACCAAGCTCGAAACCGACCCATTCCCAGAAACGCTGATTGAGCTTGATGGCACGAAAGGCTCGATCCGGCTTTATCAGGGCTATCGGCTTGAAGTGATCACGCCCGCTGGCACCACAGTTTCTGACGTTTCGCCTGCATTGCTCTCATGGGCATCGCGCCCATGGCACAATATTCAGGAAAGCGTTTTTGCCATTCAGCAGCATTGGGTGGACAAGCTCGCATCGGGCGAGGAAACCTCGACATCAGGTGCGGATAACCTCAAGACTTTCGCGCTTGTCGAAGCGGCCTATGACAGCGCTGCAAGCGGCAACCGCGTTGATATTACGGCGTTGCTCAAATGA
- a CDS encoding ABC transporter permease: MTAKTTAASDPSFSSGSALLTLMKLRTFIALFAVFIFFSFAAPNFLSTANLILMSKHVALNAFLAMGMTFVIITGGIDLSVGSIVGLCGMVAGGLLIYGIDLGIGYTMYFNVIEISLITLAVGVAVGFVNGLLITRLNVAPFIATLGTLYVARGLALLSSDGQTFPNLVGREDLGTQGFGFLGAGSILGLPVSIWILVVVALTAAYIARYTPLGRQIFAVGGNERAARMSGIRVDRVKMFVYMFSGFCAAIAGLIISSELMASHPATGNSFELNAIAAAVLGGTSMSGGRGTIGGTIIGAFVIGILSDGLVMMGVSSFWQMVIKGLVIIIAVVVDQAQRRLQQRVTLMQMAKAG, encoded by the coding sequence ATGACAGCCAAAACCACGGCAGCCTCTGACCCAAGCTTTTCGAGCGGCTCAGCTTTGCTGACACTTATGAAACTGCGAACCTTCATCGCACTTTTTGCGGTGTTCATCTTTTTCTCATTCGCAGCACCAAACTTCCTTTCGACAGCCAACCTCATTTTGATGTCGAAACACGTTGCGCTGAATGCATTCCTCGCCATGGGCATGACCTTCGTCATTATCACGGGCGGCATCGACTTGTCGGTTGGTTCCATCGTGGGTCTTTGCGGCATGGTCGCTGGCGGATTGCTTATCTACGGCATCGATCTTGGCATCGGCTATACGATGTATTTCAACGTGATCGAAATCTCGCTAATCACGCTTGCCGTGGGCGTAGCCGTAGGCTTCGTCAACGGGTTGCTCATAACGCGGCTTAATGTTGCGCCGTTTATCGCAACACTCGGAACGCTTTATGTCGCGCGCGGTCTAGCGCTGCTCTCTTCGGACGGCCAAACCTTCCCGAACCTCGTCGGTCGAGAAGACCTCGGCACACAGGGCTTCGGTTTCCTGGGCGCGGGCAGCATTCTCGGTCTGCCGGTCTCAATTTGGATTCTGGTCGTTGTCGCACTCACAGCAGCGTATATCGCGCGTTACACCCCACTTGGCCGACAGATTTTCGCCGTTGGCGGCAATGAGCGCGCAGCACGTATGTCGGGTATCCGCGTTGATCGCGTCAAGATGTTCGTTTACATGTTTTCGGGCTTCTGCGCGGCGATTGCTGGTCTTATCATTTCATCCGAACTGATGGCTTCGCATCCAGCAACAGGTAACTCGTTCGAGTTGAACGCCATTGCGGCAGCCGTCCTCGGCGGCACCTCCATGTCCGGTGGACGCGGTACAATCGGCGGCACGATCATTGGTGCCTTCGTTATCGGTATTCTTTCGGACGGTCTGGTCATGATGGGCGTTTCGTCCTTCTGGCAGATGGTCATCAAGGGGCTTGTCATCATCATTGCCGTGGTGGTCGATCAGGCACAACGCCGCCTCCAGCAGCGCGTAACACTCATGCAAATGGCAAAAGCAGGATAA